Proteins from one Aureimonas sp. SA4125 genomic window:
- a CDS encoding TetR/AcrR family transcriptional regulator translates to MTSTGARTAKNRENARAGGQRRLAPGMRAEQILEEALRLDAERHYSIVTMRDVSKGCSIDVALIYYFDSKDVLFRRSIALVAERLDRRLSELGPSAADPLLEIGAYLSLLVEMAPMLADWVKIMADYAASSARDAETDAVIAAFYEREQALFEDCSRKGISWSVQKGRHGALGALDQRPSRRNFPCHQKSGRRSDRLRYRRIAPRGACFPARLTPLPR, encoded by the coding sequence ATGACCTCCACGGGCGCACGGACAGCCAAAAACAGGGAGAATGCCAGAGCGGGCGGGCAACGACGCCTGGCGCCGGGCATGCGGGCCGAGCAGATACTGGAGGAGGCGCTTCGGCTCGACGCCGAGCGCCACTACAGCATCGTCACGATGCGCGATGTTTCGAAAGGGTGCAGCATCGACGTCGCCCTGATCTACTATTTCGACAGCAAGGACGTTCTGTTCAGACGCAGCATCGCCCTCGTCGCCGAACGGCTGGACCGTCGGCTTTCAGAGCTTGGCCCGAGTGCTGCCGATCCGCTTCTGGAGATCGGCGCCTATCTCTCTTTGCTGGTCGAGATGGCGCCCATGCTGGCCGACTGGGTGAAGATCATGGCCGATTATGCTGCATCTTCGGCCAGAGACGCAGAGACCGACGCCGTGATCGCCGCATTCTACGAGCGGGAGCAGGCGCTCTTCGAAGATTGCAGTCGGAAGGGTATCTCGTGGTCGGTTCAAAAAGGTCGACACGGCGCGCTCGGCGCGCTCGATCAGCGTCCATCTCGACGGAATTTTCCATGCCACCAAAAGTCGGGGCGACGATCGGATCGCTTGCGATATAGACGAATTGCGCCACGTGGCGCATGCTTCCCTGCGCGCCTGACCCCGCTGCCGCGCTAA
- a CDS encoding LLM class flavin-dependent oxidoreductase produces MRMRLSVLDQSLVSAGRSAAQAIRDTVALARECEDFGYRRFWVSEHHGNVAIAGSAPEVLLGALAMATSTMRIGSAGVMLPHYAPLKVAEQFRVLEALAPGRVDLGLGRGPGADRQTAYALKPGAIDNPFAMSTMDSFPTDVADAVTLALGQPLGDDHVFAGVVAQPLGPTGPQPWIVGSSLYSARLAGYLGLPFCHAYFFGDGSDAQKAVAAYRGNFTPSATLNEPLLGLCVFAMAAPTAAEAERLFLSYALWRLARDSGRTVPLPRQGKTVEGAAVPPREVLDLLREHTASGTADQVFWRLQTLEAELGVDEMVIVTPTHELSDRIRSYRLIAEISRSHTQDPHDETNLPAAAPADRSKQNS; encoded by the coding sequence ATGAGGATGCGACTCTCGGTTCTCGATCAATCGCTTGTCTCGGCGGGCCGGAGCGCGGCTCAGGCCATCCGCGATACCGTGGCGCTTGCGCGTGAATGCGAGGATTTCGGCTACAGGCGCTTCTGGGTGTCCGAGCATCACGGGAATGTCGCCATAGCCGGATCGGCCCCGGAGGTGTTGCTCGGAGCCCTGGCCATGGCGACGAGCACGATGCGCATCGGCAGCGCCGGCGTGATGCTGCCGCATTACGCGCCGTTGAAGGTTGCCGAGCAGTTCCGCGTGCTCGAGGCCCTGGCGCCGGGACGCGTAGACCTTGGGCTGGGTCGAGGTCCCGGCGCAGACCGACAGACAGCCTATGCCCTGAAGCCCGGCGCCATCGACAATCCCTTCGCCATGTCCACGATGGACAGTTTTCCAACCGACGTCGCCGACGCCGTCACCTTGGCCCTTGGCCAGCCGCTCGGCGACGACCATGTTTTCGCGGGCGTCGTCGCGCAGCCCCTCGGACCGACGGGTCCGCAGCCCTGGATCGTCGGATCAAGCCTCTACTCGGCGCGTCTTGCGGGTTATCTCGGCCTGCCCTTCTGCCATGCATACTTCTTCGGCGACGGCTCCGACGCTCAGAAGGCGGTTGCCGCCTATCGTGGCAACTTCACACCGTCGGCAACTCTGAATGAACCCCTTCTCGGGCTCTGCGTCTTTGCAATGGCGGCCCCGACCGCCGCCGAGGCGGAGCGCCTCTTTCTGTCCTATGCCCTATGGCGGCTCGCGCGCGACAGCGGACGAACAGTACCTCTGCCGAGGCAGGGGAAGACGGTGGAAGGAGCCGCCGTACCCCCGCGCGAGGTGCTCGATCTTCTGCGCGAGCACACGGCCTCCGGCACTGCCGACCAGGTGTTCTGGCGGCTGCAGACGCTCGAGGCGGAACTTGGTGTGGATGAGATGGTGATCGTCACGCCGACGCACGAGCTTTCCGATCGCATCCGCTCCTACCGCCTCATCGCCGAGATCAGCCGCTCGCATACACAGGACCCGCACGACGAGACAAATCTTCCCGCTGCCGCGCCAGCTGACAGGTCGAAACAGAACTCTTAG
- a CDS encoding MATE family efflux transporter → MDIATVPASGRVGNCVDGPDAGHDDDWKTHGNSPSTESVSAHVAKTTLLAAPILMGHLSNFAVTTTTLLLLGWLSADSLAAGGLAIRVAVSTNIMAGILVVVGVVASGANGARDAERVAGLYWNGLYLTLALSILSFAWMSVAPGLLRVLGQPPEVVTEAEAILDVLRWAEPANLLRLGLMRSMLPALGMAWILYALTPLTLVIYIGAGIALVSGFGGFPALGSLGVPIALVGTTWLTALVMLAAIHSGPSGTLIPFTRIKLALLRDMIRSGLPIGAMQGVDGIFFLIATVVIGQFGAAALAAHQIALNFGTVAYSLAVSCGDAAAMRISYRHGAGTFADARVAGFVGIAMGTVSMAVAALIVVAFPNVFIGFFIDITDPRNADTLAASHSIVLFACLFIFADGFYGTGMGVLRGLGDNRYAMLVVIVVYWGFGFPLGAAYHFLVGLDTRDVWCGLAAVQGIIGLVLVRRYAFVTRRDPA, encoded by the coding sequence ATGGATATCGCTACGGTTCCCGCAAGCGGACGGGTCGGAAACTGCGTCGATGGTCCCGATGCCGGCCACGACGACGACTGGAAGACGCACGGCAATAGTCCGTCGACCGAGAGCGTCTCGGCGCATGTTGCCAAGACGACACTGCTGGCGGCGCCGATCCTTATGGGCCATCTGTCAAACTTCGCCGTGACGACGACGACGCTGCTGCTCCTCGGCTGGCTTAGCGCCGACTCGCTTGCCGCAGGGGGGCTGGCGATCCGCGTGGCGGTCAGCACGAACATCATGGCCGGTATTCTCGTTGTGGTCGGGGTCGTCGCCTCCGGTGCGAACGGCGCCCGGGATGCCGAGCGTGTCGCCGGGCTCTACTGGAACGGCCTGTATCTGACGCTGGCGCTGTCGATCCTGTCCTTTGCCTGGATGAGTGTCGCCCCAGGCCTTCTGCGTGTTCTCGGCCAGCCGCCCGAAGTGGTCACCGAAGCCGAGGCGATTCTTGATGTGCTGCGCTGGGCCGAGCCCGCCAACCTTCTGCGGCTTGGTCTCATGCGGAGCATGCTTCCAGCGCTTGGCATGGCATGGATTCTATATGCACTGACACCTCTCACGCTCGTGATCTACATTGGTGCCGGGATCGCACTCGTCTCCGGGTTTGGTGGCTTTCCGGCGCTCGGTTCCCTCGGAGTCCCGATCGCTCTGGTCGGCACGACATGGCTGACGGCGCTGGTCATGCTCGCCGCCATCCATAGTGGTCCGAGCGGCACACTTATTCCCTTCACGCGGATCAAACTTGCGCTGCTGCGCGACATGATCCGGTCAGGCCTTCCAATCGGCGCGATGCAGGGCGTCGACGGAATCTTCTTCCTCATCGCGACGGTCGTCATCGGCCAGTTCGGCGCAGCGGCGCTCGCCGCGCATCAGATAGCGCTCAACTTCGGGACGGTCGCCTACTCGCTGGCGGTTTCATGTGGCGATGCCGCGGCGATGCGCATCAGCTATCGGCATGGCGCGGGCACGTTTGCGGACGCACGCGTCGCCGGCTTCGTCGGCATCGCAATGGGCACGGTGTCGATGGCTGTCGCTGCTCTCATCGTCGTTGCATTTCCCAACGTCTTCATCGGCTTCTTCATCGACATCACAGACCCTCGAAACGCCGACACGCTCGCAGCATCGCACTCCATAGTGCTCTTCGCCTGTCTCTTCATCTTCGCGGATGGCTTCTACGGAACGGGAATGGGGGTGCTGCGTGGCCTCGGCGACAATCGATACGCGATGCTGGTGGTTATCGTCGTTTACTGGGGCTTCGGCTTTCCGCTCGGGGCCGCCTATCATTTTCTGGTTGGCCTCGACACCCGCGACGTTTGGTGCGGTCTGGCGGCGGTGCAAGGGATTATCGGACTGGTGCTCGTCCGGCGCTATGCGTTTGTCACCAGGCGCGATCCAGCATGA
- a CDS encoding NtaA/DmoA family FMN-dependent monooxygenase (This protein belongs to a clade of FMN-dependent monooxygenases, within a broader family of flavin-dependent oxidoreductases, the luciferase-like monooxygenase (LMM) family, some of whose members use coenzyme F420 rather than FMN.): MSKSFHLAWFMNFSVDDWNAPFSSGGKPWDGSFYVDMAKAMERACFDYIMLEDTLMISEAYGHSMEAYLKYALMGPKSDPMPLAALIASRTKHLGVVATMSTMAYPPFMLARLCATLDSISGGRFGWNIVTSGENLAAQNFGMDELPPRQDRYDMADEYVELCKQLWGSWDKDAVVLDRETDTYADYRKVRPINFVGKYYKCRGPLNCVPGPQGRPTFVQAGGSPRGRQFAAMTADSIIAAASGIAAMKEYRDDIRARAEAGGRDPDEVKVFFIVTPVLAETEAAAKAKLHEYTSSPEYQVKTLASISSVTDIDFSTFDLDTELPRMTTNGEQGSLDAFAQWGSGKTLRQLVNDRATRGLDGIVGTPDQVADRLGEVMEAVGGDGFLISSPFQKVSRQYVTEVCEGLVPALQRRGLTRTEYTGPTLRETLREF, encoded by the coding sequence ATGTCGAAGAGCTTTCACCTCGCCTGGTTCATGAATTTCTCGGTCGACGACTGGAACGCCCCATTCTCCAGCGGGGGGAAGCCGTGGGACGGCTCCTTCTACGTCGATATGGCCAAGGCGATGGAGCGGGCCTGTTTCGACTACATCATGCTCGAAGACACGCTGATGATATCCGAGGCCTACGGCCACAGCATGGAAGCCTACCTGAAGTACGCGCTGATGGGACCGAAAAGCGATCCAATGCCGCTTGCGGCGCTGATCGCGAGCCGGACCAAGCATCTGGGCGTCGTCGCGACGATGTCGACGATGGCCTATCCGCCCTTCATGCTGGCCCGTCTGTGCGCGACGCTCGACAGCATCTCCGGAGGCCGTTTCGGCTGGAACATCGTGACCAGCGGCGAAAACCTGGCAGCCCAGAATTTCGGCATGGACGAGCTGCCGCCTCGTCAGGACCGCTACGACATGGCGGACGAATATGTCGAGCTCTGCAAGCAGCTCTGGGGCAGCTGGGACAAGGATGCGGTGGTCCTCGACAGGGAGACCGATACCTACGCCGACTACCGCAAAGTTCGGCCGATCAACTTTGTCGGCAAGTACTACAAGTGCCGTGGGCCGCTGAACTGCGTGCCGGGTCCGCAGGGCCGGCCGACTTTCGTGCAGGCCGGGGGCTCGCCGCGAGGGCGACAGTTCGCGGCGATGACCGCAGACAGCATCATCGCCGCCGCATCCGGTATCGCCGCGATGAAGGAGTATCGCGACGACATTCGGGCGCGGGCCGAAGCCGGCGGGCGCGATCCGGACGAGGTGAAGGTGTTTTTCATCGTCACCCCGGTTCTGGCGGAAACCGAAGCGGCGGCCAAAGCCAAGCTCCACGAATACACATCCTCTCCCGAGTATCAGGTGAAGACGCTGGCTTCGATCAGCTCAGTCACAGACATCGATTTCTCGACGTTCGATCTCGACACCGAGCTGCCGCGAATGACCACCAACGGCGAGCAGGGCTCCCTCGATGCTTTCGCGCAATGGGGTAGTGGCAAGACCCTGCGCCAGCTTGTCAACGACCGCGCGACTCGCGGTCTCGACGGCATCGTCGGCACCCCGGATCAGGTTGCGGATCGGCTCGGCGAGGTCATGGAGGCGGTCGGTGGCGACGGCTTCCTCATCAGTTCGCCCTTCCAGAAGGTTAGCCGCCAGTATGTCACCGAGGTCTGCGAAGGGCTTGTGCCTGCCCTACAGCGCAGGGGCCTGACACGTACCGAATATACCGGACCGACACTGCGCGAGACGTTGCGCGAGTTTTAG
- a CDS encoding DMT family transporter, translating to MPILTGREPVASRHIFHLAKRPKNRFAAAHRRIKARWTAVPDNMRGSILFIVSIALFSVMMAAVKEIGNGLPLTQTLLIRQVILTLMLLPLFANDLSRAFRTDHLGKHIWRGLFCLGSQYTYFLALLYLPLADMTALGFSQVIFMTITAVVILKEKVGWRSWTATIVGFVGVVIMLRPTGDLMDAYALIAVLSAMLLCGVTISIRLMARTESTETVMLYQSVVLCAAYAVPSFLWWQWPSQKEWLLLLVIGTIGTVAQYLFTMAFRVAEAAALAPLEFTRLLIAIFVGYLLFSEVPEISTMLGALIVMGSTIYTVRQNAREEVPFGRGKLGPEEV from the coding sequence ATGCCGATCCTGACCGGCCGCGAGCCAGTCGCCAGTCGCCACATCTTTCACTTGGCCAAGCGGCCGAAGAACCGTTTTGCCGCCGCGCATCGCCGTATCAAGGCGAGATGGACCGCCGTGCCCGACAACATGCGCGGCTCGATCCTCTTCATCGTCTCGATCGCGCTGTTCTCGGTGATGATGGCTGCCGTCAAGGAAATCGGAAACGGGTTGCCGCTCACCCAGACGCTGCTCATCCGCCAGGTCATCCTGACACTGATGCTGCTGCCGCTCTTCGCCAATGACCTGTCACGTGCCTTCCGGACCGATCATCTCGGAAAACACATTTGGCGGGGTCTTTTTTGTCTCGGCTCGCAGTATACATACTTTCTCGCGCTTCTATATTTACCCCTTGCCGATATGACCGCACTTGGCTTCAGTCAAGTCATCTTCATGACCATCACTGCCGTCGTTATTTTGAAGGAAAAAGTCGGCTGGCGGAGTTGGACCGCGACGATAGTGGGCTTCGTCGGCGTCGTCATTATGCTCAGGCCGACTGGCGATCTGATGGACGCCTACGCTCTGATAGCGGTTCTCAGCGCGATGCTCTTGTGTGGCGTCACCATTTCGATCCGCCTGATGGCGCGCACCGAGTCGACTGAAACCGTCATGCTGTACCAGTCCGTCGTCCTATGCGCGGCCTACGCCGTGCCTTCGTTTCTGTGGTGGCAGTGGCCAAGCCAGAAGGAATGGCTATTGCTCCTGGTGATCGGCACCATCGGCACTGTCGCGCAGTATCTTTTCACAATGGCTTTCCGTGTGGCGGAGGCTGCCGCCCTCGCTCCCCTCGAGTTCACCAGGCTGCTGATTGCCATCTTCGTCGGTTACCTCCTTTTCAGCGAAGTCCCGGAGATTTCCACAATGCTCGGAGCATTGATCGTCATGGGCTCGACGATATACACCGTCCGACAAAATGCACGAGAAGAGGTCCCCTTCGGCCGCGGCAAGCTCGGTCCAGAAGAGGTTTAA
- a CDS encoding N-acyl homoserine lactonase family protein produces MLTDVRKMYILLCGYEIIRKSGCVRGADPAIVLTVPISAYLLDTASGYVLVDTGLDSATLDDSSESRAAYVNDTFPARPLVLPEHEITAQLAAIGVGPGDINEVIITHAHGDHTGNLKLFPHARVTLQRIEYESAFAEPRRSEHSFADIASPEIRWHLVEGDVTIMPGLELILTRGHTAGHQSVVVTLPDSGVKVLVADAADLLENFEHEVLGSSMDDEAALASLRRLKRIVAETSGELVPLHDPSFIIAARRAPLFYD; encoded by the coding sequence ATGCTTACCGACGTTCGAAAGATGTACATCCTCTTGTGCGGCTACGAGATCATCCGCAAGTCAGGCTGCGTACGCGGGGCTGATCCCGCCATTGTACTTACGGTGCCGATCTCGGCCTATCTGCTCGACACTGCATCGGGCTATGTCCTGGTCGATACGGGCCTCGACAGCGCGACGCTCGACGATTCGAGTGAAAGCCGCGCAGCGTATGTCAACGACACCTTTCCCGCCCGGCCCCTCGTGCTGCCAGAACACGAGATAACCGCCCAGTTGGCGGCCATCGGCGTCGGGCCTGGCGACATCAACGAGGTCATCATCACACATGCCCACGGAGACCATACCGGTAACCTGAAGCTCTTCCCCCATGCGCGCGTCACCCTGCAGCGCATAGAGTACGAATCAGCATTCGCCGAGCCGCGACGCAGCGAGCATTCCTTCGCCGACATCGCCTCGCCCGAGATCCGCTGGCATCTTGTCGAGGGCGACGTGACGATAATGCCGGGCCTCGAGCTCATCCTGACGCGCGGACACACGGCCGGGCATCAGTCCGTCGTCGTGACTTTGCCCGATAGTGGTGTGAAGGTCCTCGTCGCCGATGCGGCAGATCTCCTCGAGAATTTCGAACATGAAGTTCTCGGATCGAGCATGGACGACGAGGCTGCGCTTGCCAGTCTCCGCCGCCTGAAGCGCATCGTTGCCGAAACCTCGGGCGAACTGGTGCCCTTGCACGACCCTTCCTTTATCATCGCAGCGCGGCGGGCACCCCTGTTCTACGATTGA
- a CDS encoding LysR family transcriptional regulator, with translation MSNLSQIYDIDLKLLRCFCTIVEEGGFTAAQAALNLSQSMLSEYLKSLEIRLGVRLCQRGPKGFKLYHEGEVVYQAAKELFASVESFKQRASNLNDSAGHELIIGVQDHIVDNPQSRIAEAISRLAEYYPNARFKLEIMLGFQMTGRVADGLIHVGIGLTDDQFSQLSFEPLFEEASAIYCGRTHPLFHIRDCDITRQQIENAVYANRGHLEHFHPERIRNAATRGDIGYGAHAHMTLILSGRNIGYLPDHVAAPHVESGRLRVLRHDLTGKVHAIAAVTGPSSSEFKLARRFVDCLVDIHMEHEPVAGGRMQIVSS, from the coding sequence ATGTCGAATTTGTCTCAAATTTACGACATCGACCTGAAGTTGTTGCGCTGCTTCTGCACAATTGTAGAGGAAGGTGGCTTCACGGCTGCTCAGGCAGCGTTGAATCTCTCCCAATCCATGCTGAGCGAGTATCTGAAATCGCTGGAAATCCGTCTCGGCGTAAGGTTGTGCCAGCGAGGCCCGAAGGGCTTCAAGCTGTATCATGAGGGCGAGGTCGTCTATCAGGCCGCCAAGGAACTGTTCGCCTCAGTCGAGAGCTTCAAGCAGCGCGCCTCCAATCTCAACGACAGTGCCGGACACGAGCTCATCATCGGCGTTCAGGACCATATCGTCGACAACCCGCAGTCGCGCATTGCTGAGGCGATCAGCCGCCTCGCCGAATACTATCCCAACGCGCGTTTCAAGCTGGAAATCATGCTGGGTTTCCAGATGACGGGCCGCGTGGCAGACGGCCTCATTCACGTCGGCATCGGTCTCACCGACGACCAGTTCAGCCAATTGTCCTTCGAGCCTCTCTTCGAGGAGGCGTCTGCAATCTATTGCGGTCGGACGCATCCGCTGTTTCACATTCGCGATTGCGATATTACGCGCCAGCAGATCGAAAACGCCGTCTATGCGAACCGCGGCCATCTCGAGCACTTCCACCCCGAGCGCATCCGCAATGCGGCCACCCGCGGCGACATCGGATACGGCGCCCATGCGCACATGACGCTCATTCTGTCTGGTCGCAATATCGGCTATCTGCCGGACCATGTGGCGGCGCCCCATGTCGAAAGCGGCCGACTACGGGTGTTGCGCCACGACCTCACCGGCAAGGTCCACGCCATCGCCGCGGTGACGGGACCGAGTTCGAGCGAGTTCAAATTGGCACGGCGCTTTGTCGACTGCCTCGTCGACATCCATATGGAGCACGAGCCGGTGGCTGGCGGACGAATGCAGATTGTCAGTTCATGA
- a CDS encoding flavin reductase: MSHAVAEIIPPPAAPDAGPTSFHPVERQVYRDGMARLAAAVNIITSTGEDGWCGFTASAVSSVTDSPPTLLVCVNRTVQAHKAISTSGVLCVNTVAGPQEGLAMTFAGAGGNKDMKQRFAGGSWTELVTGAPVLAGSIVSFDCRVTNVSTIGTHDVFFCEVLAVCGGEGATGGEALVYFDRKFHAVS, from the coding sequence ATGTCCCATGCAGTAGCAGAGATCATCCCCCCGCCGGCGGCGCCCGATGCCGGCCCGACTTCGTTTCATCCGGTCGAGCGTCAAGTTTACCGGGACGGCATGGCCAGGCTGGCCGCCGCCGTGAACATCATCACCAGCACCGGCGAGGACGGATGGTGCGGCTTCACCGCCTCGGCGGTATCGAGCGTCACGGACAGCCCGCCGACGCTTCTGGTCTGCGTCAACCGCACAGTCCAAGCCCACAAGGCGATCTCGACCTCGGGCGTTCTCTGCGTCAACACCGTCGCCGGCCCGCAGGAAGGTTTGGCGATGACCTTTGCCGGGGCGGGCGGCAACAAGGACATGAAGCAGCGCTTCGCCGGAGGGAGCTGGACCGAACTCGTCACAGGCGCACCGGTGCTGGCCGGCTCGATCGTCAGCTTCGACTGCCGCGTCACCAATGTCAGCACCATCGGCACGCATGACGTCTTCTTCTGCGAGGTACTGGCGGTATGCGGCGGCGAGGGTGCCACCGGAGGCGAGGCGCTCGTCTACTTCGACCGAAAATTTCATGCCGTCTCCTGA
- the ribB gene encoding 3,4-dihydroxy-2-butanone-4-phosphate synthase gives MVPEFRRIKTIPLGPVASTAEIIEEARQGRMFILVDDEDRENEGDVVIPACFATAEVVNFMARHACGLVCLAITRERAEALALAPMAPVVTDPMGTAFTVSIEARIGVTTGISAPDRARTIAVAIDQASGPADLVMPGHIFPIVARDGGTLVRRGHTEAAVDVARLAGHAPSGVICEVMNDDGTMARLPDLLIFARRHGMKIGTIADLVAYRRAIGDDTSSHASTSSNQVA, from the coding sequence ATGGTCCCCGAATTCCGCCGGATAAAGACAATACCGCTTGGACCCGTCGCGAGTACGGCGGAGATCATCGAGGAGGCGCGGCAGGGCCGGATGTTCATCCTCGTCGATGACGAGGATCGCGAGAACGAGGGCGACGTTGTCATTCCGGCCTGCTTCGCCACGGCCGAGGTCGTCAACTTCATGGCGCGCCATGCCTGCGGGCTGGTTTGCCTCGCAATCACGAGGGAACGTGCCGAGGCGCTGGCGCTGGCGCCGATGGCCCCTGTCGTTACCGACCCGATGGGGACGGCGTTCACTGTCTCCATTGAAGCGCGCATCGGCGTGACGACGGGCATTTCGGCACCGGATCGGGCCCGTACGATCGCCGTCGCCATAGACCAGGCCTCGGGTCCGGCGGACCTCGTGATGCCAGGCCACATCTTTCCGATTGTCGCGCGCGACGGGGGGACGCTCGTCCGGCGAGGCCACACGGAAGCGGCGGTGGACGTCGCCCGTCTCGCCGGGCACGCCCCCTCCGGCGTCATCTGCGAGGTGATGAACGACGACGGCACCATGGCCCGTCTGCCGGACCTCCTAATTTTCGCCCGGCGCCACGGCATGAAGATCGGAACCATCGCCGATCTCGTCGCCTATCGTCGCGCCATCGGCGACGATACCTCTTCCCATGCAAGCACAAGCTCGAATCAAGTCGCCTAG
- a CDS encoding NtaA/DmoA family FMN-dependent monooxygenase (This protein belongs to a clade of FMN-dependent monooxygenases, within a broader family of flavin-dependent oxidoreductases, the luciferase-like monooxygenase (LMM) family, some of whose members use coenzyme F420 rather than FMN.), giving the protein MPKRFHLGWFMNFAVSEWNHPFGADGHPWDGGFYIDMAKAMERACFDYIMLEDTLMISEAYGDSTEAYLKHAIMGPKADPAPMAALIGANTSHLGVVATMSTMAYPPFMLARLCATLDSISGGRFGWNIVTSGENLAAQNFGMDELPPRQDRYDMADEYVELCKQLWGSWDKDAVVLDRETDTYADYRKVRPINFVGKYYKCRGPLNCVPGPQGRPTFVQAGGSPRGRQFAAMTADSIIAPSSGVDGIKAYRDDVRARAAAGGRDPDEIKVLFVIAPVLGETEAEAHAKFKRISSHPSYIEKVLASISSITDIDFSKFDLDAELPHLTTNGEQGSLDAFAQWGSGKTLREICMEQVSRGIDGLVGTPDQVADRLGEIMEAVGGDGFLITRPFTTTISRQYILEICEGLVPALQRRGLTRTQYTKPTLRETLREF; this is encoded by the coding sequence ATGCCGAAGCGTTTCCATCTCGGATGGTTCATGAACTTCGCGGTCAGCGAATGGAACCATCCCTTCGGTGCCGATGGCCATCCGTGGGACGGCGGCTTCTACATCGACATGGCCAAGGCGATGGAACGGGCCTGTTTCGACTACATCATGCTCGAAGACACGCTGATGATATCCGAGGCCTACGGCGACAGCACGGAGGCTTATCTGAAGCATGCGATCATGGGTCCAAAGGCGGACCCGGCGCCAATGGCGGCTTTGATCGGGGCCAATACGAGCCATCTGGGCGTCGTCGCGACGATGTCGACGATGGCCTATCCGCCCTTCATGCTGGCCCGTCTGTGCGCGACGCTCGACAGCATCTCCGGAGGCCGTTTCGGCTGGAACATCGTGACCAGCGGCGAAAACCTGGCAGCCCAGAATTTCGGCATGGACGAGCTGCCGCCTCGTCAGGACCGCTACGACATGGCGGACGAATATGTCGAGCTCTGCAAGCAGCTCTGGGGCAGCTGGGACAAGGATGCGGTGGTCCTCGACAGGGAGACCGATACCTACGCCGACTACCGCAAAGTTCGGCCGATCAACTTTGTCGGCAAGTACTACAAGTGCCGTGGGCCGCTGAACTGCGTGCCGGGTCCGCAGGGCCGGCCGACTTTCGTGCAGGCCGGGGGCTCGCCGCGAGGGCGACAGTTCGCGGCGATGACCGCAGACAGCATCATCGCTCCCTCCTCTGGTGTCGATGGGATCAAGGCCTACCGCGACGACGTACGCGCCAGGGCGGCAGCCGGCGGGCGCGATCCGGACGAGATCAAGGTGCTCTTCGTCATCGCCCCAGTGCTCGGGGAAACCGAAGCGGAAGCCCACGCCAAGTTCAAGCGGATATCGTCTCATCCGAGCTATATCGAGAAGGTGCTCGCCTCGATCAGTTCGATCACCGACATCGACTTCTCGAAATTCGATCTCGACGCCGAACTGCCGCACCTGACCACCAACGGCGAGCAGGGCTCACTCGACGCCTTCGCGCAGTGGGGCAGCGGCAAGACACTGCGGGAGATCTGCATGGAGCAGGTCTCCCGCGGGATCGATGGACTTGTTGGAACGCCCGATCAAGTGGCGGACCGCCTCGGGGAAATCATGGAAGCGGTCGGCGGCGACGGTTTCCTCATAACCCGTCCGTTCACGACGACGATCAGCCGTCAGTACATTCTCGAAATCTGCGAGGGGCTCGTCCCGGCCCTGCAGCGCCGAGGCCTGACGCGCACCCAATACACAAAGCCGACGCTGCGCGAGACTCTGCGGGAATTCTGA